TTCTTCTTTTAAATTATTATTATATTATGTTTTCTACATTGTCTTTTACTTCATTTAAAGTTTTAGTTATTTCATCTAAAAGCGATTTGTTATATTGTATATCCTTATCAAGCTTATCAATTTTTCTTTCAATATTCATATTATAAATATCATTCACAGTCCTTTGAATATTCTTTAATATTTCTAAACTTTCTCTCTCATATTCTGTCATAAAATCTCCCCCTATTTATATAATTAGTATAATTATATCAAATAAGAAATATTTTACAATATTTGTTAAAATATAGAATCCCACTTACAATTATAACTCCTTATAATCTAAAAAAAGTATCATATTTGTGTTGAAAATGTATTATAAAAGTATTGTCTGAAGTCGTGGACAATCTTTATTTAATGCATTCAAACCGAAAAAACATAGTTTTATTTTGTGTACAGCTCTTTTTCTAAGTACATTCACCTGACTAGGTGACAGATTTACGGAGAAGCATATACAATCCCGGCTTTCATCCTTAAAGTATTTTAGATCTATAATCTTTCTTTGAATTTCAGAAAGCTCATCTAGAGAACGCTCTATCATATCTATTTTAGTTTTTAGCCTTAATATATCTCTTTTAATACTATCTATCCTTTCGATATTTAAAACAGCCTTATCCTCAGTATTTTTTGATATAGAATATGTTTTACTTACATTTACTCTATCAAAATCTATTCCTTTAATATTATCGTGTTCAAAGTTCATAAGTTCTTGATTAAGTGTTATTAGATTTAACTTTAAGCACGGATATGAATATAATAGTTTTTCAGTTAATTCAAAGTAATCATGTTTTTCCATCATATCTAGCCCTCCCTCAAAAAAGAAAAATCCCAGGAAGAATTACTTATCCTGGGACTCTTGGTCCTCTACATTATTTATTTTTACTGTGTATGTTTGTTGATGCTTGCACCTTGCACATTTAAGATTAATATCAAAATCTCCATGCTCAGTTTTTATACTTACTTTTCCTAATAGCTTGTTACAAGACTTACAGCGAATTTCCTGTGTCATATAACCTCCTATAGTTCTCTAAAATCTATGTCTGGATACTTGTTTTTAAGTAATTTAACTTTAATAAGATAGTCCTTTGTCTTAAATCCCTTGGTATCTTCTAGCACCTTGTTTCCTGTCTTAACCTCTCTATACTCAAAGTCTCCAATATATTTTATAGCTCTTATCTTCTCACCCTTATACTCAAAACTTTCTTGAAGTACATATATAGGCTGTAGTACAAGGTTACTAATTTCTCCTACCTTCTCTAATAGCTTAAGCTCTCTGTATCTATTAGCTTCTTTCATGCTGTCAAAAGTTATTCCATCAATAAGTACTTTTTTATTACTATATTTGCTTTTTGTGTTATTTTGTTTATGGGGGATTGCTCCCCCGCCTTTTTTATTTTGAGTCTGCTTTACCGCTGCAACGGTTTTATTAGCAGGCTCTTTTTTTCTTTTTAGATAATCTTGATATTCTTCCATTGTCATTCTTATGGCCAATGTTTCTCACCCCTCTAGTTTGCTTAAGTGCTAATTCTGCTAGTAACCTTCTAAGAGTAGTACTTTCCACTTTGCCCCAGCTGCCATCTTCTCTTTTTCTTTGTGCGAAGCAGTCTGGCTTTCCATTTTCTAAGATTGAAACCTTGCTGATTCTATATTCAAAACTCTTAGTCTTAACACTAATCATTTCATTTCCTCCTAGCATGTTTGAATTTATGAGTGAACTTAGTGCACTTTGATTCTCTTGTATAGTGTTCTATCTCTCTTTCAATCATTCTTTTATTTAGCTTATTTAAGTACTGCATATGTGAAACTCTAGAAACAAATTCTTCTTTAGTCATTTGTATTCACCTCTGATTTACTGTCATACATAGCCTGAGCAGTTTCTCTTAGCTTAGTAATTCTTTTATCACCAAATTTAAATTCTTTTCTTAGTGCAGCTTCGATAAGTTCCTCAGTCTCATCGACATGTTGCTGTACTAATGATTCAAGAAATATTTCAAACTGTCCTAAAGACATTTTGTTTATTTGCTTATACCAGTTTCTTGTTTTCTCTCTCTTCTGGGTTCTGTTCATGATATCCTCCTAGTATCCGTTTTCCTGTCTTCTGAGGTTTTCTTGAAACTTTTCTAGGTAAGCTGTTTCTAAGTCTGCTCCTGAATATCCTAATGTGTGAGTTATCGATAATAGAAAGTGAAGAACATCTGCTAACTCTTCCAAGGTATTACCGCCTACTTTTTTATTATTTTTCCAATATTTGTGTAAATCCTGCTCATTACACACTTCTGCAAGTTCTACTACAAGCCCAAGAAGTCTATGAGTTATAAAATCTTTATGATCTAAATAAAATCCTAGTTTATCCGAGTGATTACTGTTGTAATTCTTAATAACAACATCATCCAGGTATTTCTGTTTTACAACTAATTGATTAAGGTCCATATATTCTACTCCTTATCTAAAAAGGTACATCAGCATCATCAAGAGCACGAAATCCATCTGAATCTAAACCCTCAGGTTCATATGTGTTATTTGTTTCAGGAGCCTTATTCTTATCTCCCCATTCTAGAAACTGTACATTTTCGGCAACTATCTCGGTAATGTATCTCTTTTCTCCTTCAGTAGTATCATAGCTCCTATTTTGTATAGAGCCTTTTACTGCTACCAGTCTTCCTTTAGCAAGATAGTTAGCACAGCTTTCAGCCTTTTTACCCCACACCTGAATCTTAAAAAAATCAGTCTTTTTATTTCCATCACTGCCCTGGTATGAGCGGTCAACAGCTATATCAAAATTAGTAACAGCGTTGCCTGATGAAGGAATGTATCTAAGCTCTGGGTCCCTCGTTAGCCTTCCTATAAGTATTACTATGTTCATAGAAACCTCCTCAATGTTAATTTTTGTTAATCAAATTAATTTACTTAAGCTTGTTTTCTTATATCAAACTCATGTACATTTGCTCTTACTAGAGCTTCAGCAAGCTGAGGACAAACACTGTTACCTACTCTTGCTACTTGTTTTGTTTTAGGATATGTTTTACCTGTATAATCCCTATCTATGATATAGCTATCTGGAAAGCCTTGAGCTTTGAATAACTCGTGTGGTTGAAGCATTCTCATTCCTATGTCAACTATTTTGTAGTCCTCTCCTTGTATAGTTACTAATCCAAATCTGTCTTTCGAAGTAATGGTGTGAAGAGGTTCAGTTAATCGTTGTCCAATATCTGCACCATAATACTTTAGCAAGAATGCCATCACTAGGTTCGACTTATCAATAGTTGTTATCGTTGCTAAAGGCATATCTATTTCATGTCCAACTGAGCTTTTAAAATGTCTCGCTATAAATGCAGTTACTAAGCCAAAACGATTATTAGTCGGTATTGTAGCTATAGGTTCATTTAACTTTTGACC
This is a stretch of genomic DNA from Acetoanaerobium sticklandii. It encodes these proteins:
- a CDS encoding sigma factor-like helix-turn-helix DNA-binding protein; protein product: MMEKHDYFELTEKLLYSYPCLKLNLITLNQELMNFEHDNIKGIDFDRVNVSKTYSISKNTEDKAVLNIERIDSIKRDILRLKTKIDMIERSLDELSEIQRKIIDLKYFKDESRDCICFSVNLSPSQVNVLRKRAVHKIKLCFFGLNALNKDCPRLQTILL
- a CDS encoding DUF1064 domain-containing protein: MEEYQDYLKRKKEPANKTVAAVKQTQNKKGGGAIPHKQNNTKSKYSNKKVLIDGITFDSMKEANRYRELKLLEKVGEISNLVLQPIYVLQESFEYKGEKIRAIKYIGDFEYREVKTGNKVLEDTKGFKTKDYLIKVKLLKNKYPDIDFREL
- a CDS encoding dUTPase encodes the protein MDLNQLVVKQKYLDDVVIKNYNSNHSDKLGFYLDHKDFITHRLLGLVVELAEVCNEQDLHKYWKNNKKVGGNTLEELADVLHFLLSITHTLGYSGADLETAYLEKFQENLRRQENGY
- a CDS encoding single-stranded DNA-binding protein; the encoded protein is MNIVILIGRLTRDPELRYIPSSGNAVTNFDIAVDRSYQGSDGNKKTDFFKIQVWGKKAESCANYLAKGRLVAVKGSIQNRSYDTTEGEKRYITEIVAENVQFLEWGDKNKAPETNNTYEPEGLDSDGFRALDDADVPF